Within Spinacia oleracea cultivar Varoflay chromosome 4, BTI_SOV_V1, whole genome shotgun sequence, the genomic segment GTAGATACTAGCCACATTTGTCTATATGAGACGAAGCATATATAAGTATATATAAACAAAAATGTTAAGGTAAGCCATCTAATTAACTAGGGCTGTAGGCAGATACTAGCCAAGAGCATAGTAAGGAATCCATAATTCCATATACATTAGCTTCTAGATGAAATGGACTGGATGATAAGGATTCCCTCCCACCTTGAAAAGATGCATTTTGGTGCTGCAATAAGAGATACCTAGAAAATTGCAGGAAATGATGGACTTTCAACAATCTCTGATTTCTAGCAACTAGCCAACTCTGATACAATGAGATCCAAAGTTTGCGACTATAACTCATTAGCTTCTAACTAATCATAAATTAAATGAACTGGTAGACATTCCCTTCTTATATATGAGTGTCTAATATCCAAGGAGCAGAGTAGAAGACTTGTTAGATCCATTAGTACTTATTTGGTTGAACGAAATATGATCATACCATGTCATTTGGGCAAGAGAAGTCTCACCCCCAGAAACAACTTCACCCAATTCCCCATTTTTGTTTATTTCAGCAGCGTAGCTGTTACCCCTACATGGCTACATAGCCTACAGACTTTGAAGTTTCGACAACAGCATGACATTTATTTGTTAAACCTTACCCATGAAGAACTGTATTCAAGGGAATTAGGCCATTCATACATCCTAACCCTATGAATCATCATCCATTTCAAATCCTCCAACTTGCAGTTCCCTGAGTACATATCCTCATTCTAAATGTAATGAAAAGGTTTTGGTGAAGTCTAGTTGGCATATTATTCCAACAGTACCACAGGTTTGTGCTCAAGCAACTTGCAAGATGACTTCAAACTCCCTCATTACCAGTCTTCCCTCATCTGGTATCCTTTCCATTCCCACCTCTCATATCAATGTGGATGGTCCCTTTATTCGATTTGAGCTGAAATATTCGATGATCAAAACAATTCACTCTTAAGAACTGACAACCATTGTCCACAATTTATCTAGTTGCTAATGATTCAATTTCTAATCAACTCTGTTTACTAAATCTGCTCAAGTTGAAGCCTAGTGTGTATCTGTGAATAGCATTTTTAGGTCGCCCAAGATCATGAGGAACAAGAATAAGATTGCTTATAAATAATTTGAAAGTACTCCAGTCATCACTACTTCACTAGCACAGTGATTTTTAACATCCTACATATAAAACCAATATTTTAAGCCAGATATTACATTTAAGATGATGCACAATTAGTATTTAGTTAAGTCTCACGTAACTGTCTCCTGCATAGTTTGCCAAGAAAACCTGCAAAAATATTTTGTTATGGAAAGTAATTGCCAGTCATAGATGTCATGGTGGATATTATCACTATCATTATCTACCCTAATCTGAAACGATTTAGCAAAATGTCCACTATTAATAGAGAAATCATAACAAAATCCGTGAAAATAATTCAAGTGGACTAAAAGAACTGCCACATACTTGCATAAGGTCTTATGAGAGATTCCATTAGGTATTCGTATGTACCATCAGGTAGCCCATGGCTATAGCAGTAGCTGTTAGGATATGAATACACATGATTATGGAGTTCAATCAGCACAACCTAGTTAGAGGTAAAAGACATGGTGATGGGCAAAGCCACATTAAACTTTATGCTGAGCTAAAAGAGGTTCTATTCTGAATCATTTTTCATTATAGAAGGGGAATGACTATAAATGGTTAAAAGAAGCTATAAATTAGAACTTACCAGCAACTAACCTGAATACAAGTTGGGAAAGCACAACTGGCTTCAATTATCCACTCTATAGCGACAGCTAACGACAAAGAAAATTGATTTAGCAACAGCTTAAATTATTgcaaaataaacaataaaaaggTAACAGTAATTTGTGCTTTCAGACTGTTTTAACAACAAAGTATTggataaaatatcaattcatgGTCCGTGCACCAAAAGAGTTAGTTAATGATGCGCTTGTGGACAAAAACCAGATTGGTGAACAAAATCCCTGAACAATCATATCCCTACAATGTGTTTCCGGTATGGGGAATTGACTTGCATGATATGAAGGGCAAGGGAAATTTAAGGATGAAGAATAGTCATGGTACGAGTGCCAGACTTCAGAATCCGCTTAGCTTTGGAAGTGCATTTATGTGTTAAGATGTTAAATCTGAAACCTTTGTGGGATAACAACAAAAGGCTTAAGTCTTAACATATTTTGGCTACCACAGTCAGACAATTTGGGGAgaggggtgggggggggggggggggggggggggggggggtggggggggctGATTAGTGTTGACAGTACACATTGTCATCCCATCCCAAAAATCCAATAAAATTTAGTTATCGCGACACTCAATCATATTTGAGGGTTAACATATTAGCTCATTTGCTCGACTTAAATTCAGATAACTAAAAGGACCTCATTATCAACTGAATATTCCAGTCTAATTACCATGAACTAGACTAACACTCTTGGTTAACTAACCACTAACAAAAATAACTGATTGCTCAACCTAAATACTAAAGGGGTAGGTAACTCTAGCTTGATGACATCATGTAACCATCTATGATGTGAAGTAAAGGATTCCTAAAGAAATGAGTGTACGGACTAATCTGGTTAGCTAGACAGCTTGAAATGTTGTTCAGGACAAAGTACAATAAAAGAGATCACTTGCGATAAGGAGGATTGAAAAAGATTTTCTACACAACAGCTCCTTTGACAATAGAAATAGTAAGCATATGATTAACTAGCCTGTGGTGTGGCTCACTTATGAAGGTGGAATGATTGTGAATCTTGCCAGGCCCACGCAATAAAACAGGAAAGCACCCTTGCATAAAAGTCCTGAAACATAGGCCGGAATGCATGCTCAGAGAAAGCTACATCTTATATCACCTACTTATCCCATTAAACCCTCCCTAAATAAAAATGACCGTTAATTAAAGACATTGGTGAATGCCATAAACCAAACGCACATTCTTCTGCTGCTTCCCATGGGACATCGTGAATATATTTGAGACAACGTAAGTCTTGGGTTTTCTTAAAAAGACATAATGTCTCTGGTTTGGTTAGCTATTATATTCTTAAGTCAAAGAAAATGGACTTTTGTTGTACTTAAAAATAAACAAAGACACATTATTCTATAACCGTTTGAAGGGTTAATAATTGTAGAGATCTGACTAGTAATTTACGGGCAAACGTACTACTCGTTAGGATCTTAACGCGGTAAGCAGAACGTGAAAGAAAACAAGAAGATTAGCAATAAGCCAATAAGAGATACTGATTCTTCTACCTGGGCAATAGTTTTTCCCTCTTCCTACAGCATATTCCTGTGGTTCCTAGGGAAGCAAATCACtgaaatacatttttttgaagaccttttgaaaaataactttgccCAACTGGCATTACCCCACATTTACCTCTACACCACTATAAAGAGCAGGCATTGCAACCTCTAGCTCATACCATATCATCAACTTATTTTTACTGCTTATCATTCCCAAAGTGCTATTCTTCCTTCTCCAAAACATCTACAAAAACGGAGTTTGGAGCATTCTCATTAGGCTCATTTAATTATCCCTCCAAAAACAACTTCTTTAACCTAACAAATGGCATCAGGCTCAATGTCCACTCGTGGAAACGGATCCTCTTGGACTCCACAGCAAAACAAGGCCTTTGAAAGGGCCTTAGCTGTCTACGACAGAGATACTCCCGACCGCTGGCACAATATAGCCAGAGCAGTTGGTGGGAAAACTGCTGAAGAGGTAAAGAGGCATTATGATGACCTCTTGGAGGACATCAAAAACATTGAGGCCGGCCAAGTGCCCTTTCCTAACTACAGAAATGTTGGGAATTGACGAATTGAGACTTGAGTCTGAGTAACAAAGGTATAATATAATCTTAATCCTAGTCTCCCCATTGTATTTTAGACAAATCACAGTTCGTTCTCTGTTTGATTTCAGGTTTTTTTTTCATCTTTGACTTTTACGTTTATGAACCAAATTTGTTTCCACAATTAGCAACAAAAAGATACTTCTATGAACCTAAACAAATAGCACACACAAAAAGTGACTGAAAAGTTAGTATTAACTCATTGTCAAAATCAAAATAGACCTACCAAGAAGACTTATAAACTTCAAATAGGATTTGAAAGTAACCCAATTTAGGTTGCCTAACTTAACAAATAACAACTAATCGCAAAATCCGAACTTGTT encodes:
- the LOC110787320 gene encoding uncharacterized protein isoform X2, which produces MQGCFPVLLRGPGKIHNHSTFITVAIEWIIEASCAFPTCIQVSCCYCYSHGLPDGTYEYLMESLIRPYASGGEKHGLGT
- the LOC110787313 gene encoding protein RADIALIS-like 2: MASGSMSTRGNGSSWTPQQNKAFERALAVYDRDTPDRWHNIARAVGGKTAEEVKRHYDDLLEDIKNIEAGQVPFPNYRNVGN